The Hypanus sabinus isolate sHypSab1 chromosome X1, sHypSab1.hap1, whole genome shotgun sequence genome window below encodes:
- the LOC132385002 gene encoding G-protein coupled receptor 84-like, with translation MTFNLGNCEVLHFGRSNGACGSFREGAEIYQDPAGLKSITDQERLSELGFFLFGAKVHSVSQALEEHRREDRVRPKVQRAQPHGAASSDSGLAVDEEDPSRSQVTEGTSVAAWEGPSEPGTVSQSTAPTPTPDPPSVSAGGGEKEKGAVSSSKRNGSREFQRVTRMCFAMFLIYVACYFPFCIMHVADGKKRAPILLHMIAGNCTWLNSCLNPLLYAVMNRQFQTAYLGVLRRAAGLFTRCFCSGRSPLLHPLPSLILSIMSTSLPPFPAPASSPI, from the exons ATGACGTTTAATCTGGGCaattgtgaggttttgcactttgggagatcaaat GGagcatgtggaagctttagagagggtgcagagatttaccaggatcctgCTGGATTAAAGAGCATAACTGaccaggaaaggttgagtgaactagggttTTTCCTCTTCGGAGCAAAG GTCCACAGCGTGTCACAAGCACTGGAGGAGCACCGGCGGGAGGACCGGGTTCGGCCCAAGGTCCAGAGAGCCCAACCCCATGGGGCCGCATCCTCCGACAGCGGGTTGGCCGTGGACGAGGAGGACCCCAGCCGCTCCCAGGTCACGGAGGGGACTAGTGTGGCGGCGTGGGAGGGGCCGTCCGAGCCAGGGACGGTCTCCCAGTCCACTGCCCCTACCCCCACCCCTGACCCTCCCTCCGTGTCTGCTGGCGGTGGAGAAAAAGAAAAGGGGGCGGTCTCCTCGTCCAAGCGGAATGGGAGCCGGGAGTTCCAGAGGGTAACCCGCATGTGCTTCGCCATGTTCCTGATCTACGTGGCCTGTTACTTCCCCTTCTGTATCATGCACGTGGCAGATGGGAAAAAACGGGCCCCCATCCTCCTGCATATGATCGCCGGTAACTGCACCTGGTTGAACAGCTGCCTCAACCCCCTGCTCTACGCAGTGATGAACCGCCAGTTCCAGACCGCCTACCTCGGGGTGCTGAGGCGTGCTGCTGGCCTGTTCACCCGCTGCTTCTGCTCCGGGAGGTCTCCTCTCCTGCATCCTCTCCCTTCACTGATCCTCTCCATCATGTCGacttccctccctcctttccctgctccagcttcctcccccaTCTGA